The following are from one region of the Quercus robur chromosome 1, dhQueRobu3.1, whole genome shotgun sequence genome:
- the LOC126732997 gene encoding uncharacterized protein LOC126732997 isoform X2 translates to MSDEGERTCPLCAEEMDLTDQQLKPCKCGYEICVWCWHHIMDMAEKDDTEGRCPACRSPYDKEKIVGMAASCERLVAEISFERKKCQKAKTKSSDGRKQLSSVRVIQRNLVYIVGLPLNLADEDLLQHREYFGQYGKVLKVSMSRTAAGVIQQFPNNTCSVYITYSKEEEAIRCIQNVHGFILDGRPLRACFGTTKYCHAWLRNVPCTNPDCLYLHEIGSQEDSFSKDEIISAYTRSRVQQITGAANNMQRRAGNLLPPPADEYCSNSSASAAKPIIKSTSNVASVVRVSPPNSSSGSPVALPPAASWATRAPNGQPPAASIACANGPSKQKTEAVSSTSVFSSAVAGTIQASTLHGDGSKKPTLNEDIQTINPQSKSESLKPLKQHTSMDCLSNPTEKLAIPDGTHASLSLSNELSCPPASKDNDGGINMPPDITDSAYNTGHSCASVPEKLGVVASGQIQNLCSVMSSISIDGIARDEHSGVVRPNSSESDPVLIKAPGIQGLQQHYAEQYREPATTTVGKATPINGVYALSEQCDWRSDSNGQVAQDNASEVEDDVLSFDSQRLKDPEVVSRATYLPNSANSLHASRSHPLPHSEVYGAVRLNTDHPISLDNRISEGSHLHSSSISVLSNGFPENLVGNASGLDRSLDRSFLLPNEERRNPMGRFLGDVANGDSNAVIDRGESSIISNILSLDFEWNESLASPQRLVKLLGERDKESSSLKMSSSWKGQNNNNQSRFSFARHEESRNQIFDVQPSFNAIEQFPKSRSYSQDFAERDMYMDKIGIGNGFSSRNFEESEFLTSSHPVISSSKLSGVSRAQISAPPGFSVPSRAPPPGFSSNERVDQAFDPMAGNHLLDTSSLLRNSYQAPTSGNIGNTGDIEFMDPAILAVGKGRIQGGLGNPGLDMRSNFSPQLSAFENDARMQLLMQRSLSPQQNLRFSDIGDNFSHHNDSYGISSRLVDQPQVNNISHFAQLPLQQSRSAHMSNGNWDNWNEVQSGNSLVMADLLRNERLGYNKFYNGYEDSKYRMPSSGDLYNRTFGM, encoded by the exons ATGAGTGATGAAGGAGAAAGGACTTGTCCTCTCTGCGCAGAAGAGATGGATTTGACTGATCAGCAATTGAAGCCGTGCAAGTGCGGCTATGAG ATATGTGTTTGGTGTTGGCATCACATTATGGACATGGCTGAAAAGGATGACACAGAGGGGCGGTGTCCTGCATGTCGTTCGCCTTATGATAAGGAAAAAATTGTTGGGATGGCTGCAAGCTGTGAGAg GTTGGTGGCCGAAATCAGTTTCGAGAGGAAAAAATGCCAGAAGGCGAAGACCAAATCATCTGATGGACGTAAGCAACTTAGCAGTGTTCGAGTGATTCAACGGAACCTTGTCTACATAGTTGGCTTGCCTCTTAATCTGGCAGATGAAgat CTTCTCCAGCACCGTGAATATTTTGGTCAGTATGGTAAGGTTCTAAAAGTGTCCATGTCTCGGACAGCTGCTGGTGTAATTCAACAATTTCCAAACAATACATGTAGTGT ATATATTACTTACTCAAAAGAGGAGGAAGCAATTCGTTGTATTCAAAATGTACATGGGTTTATTTTGGATGGTAGACCGTTGAG GGCTTGCTTTGGGACTACAAAGTATTGCCATGCTTGGCTGCGAAATGTG CCTTGCACCAATCCTGATTGTCTCTATTTGCATGAGATTGGTTCTCAAGAGGATAGTTTCTCTAAAGATGAAATAATTTCGGCATATACAAG GAGTAGAGTTCAGCAAATTACTGGTGCTGCAAACAATATGCAACGGCGTGCGGGGAATCTTTTGCCACCACCAGCAGATGAATATTGCAGTAACAGTTCTGCTTCTGCTGCAAAACCTATTATCAAAAGTACAAGT AATGTGGCAAGTGTTGTTAGAGTTTCTCCACCAAATTCAAGTTCTGGTAGCCCGGTAGCGCTCCCTCCTGCAGCCTCATG GGCAACACGTGCTCCAAATGGCCAGCCACCAGCTGCCAGTATAGCATGTGCAAATGGGCCTTCCAAACAGAAAACTGAAGCAGTTAGTAGTACATCAGTATTTTCATCAGCAGTTGCAGGCACAATTCAGGCTTCCACATTGCATGGTGATGGCAGCAAGAAGCCAACATTAAATGAAGATATTCAAACCATAAACCCTCAAAGTAAATCCGAATCATTGAAACCCTTGAAACAGCATACAAGTATGGATTGCCTAAGCAATCCAACTGAGAAACTTGCCATACCGGATGGAACTCATGCTTCTTTATCATTGAGCAATGAGTTATCTTGTCCACCAGCATCCAAGGACAATGATGGAGGCATTAATATGCCACCAGACATTACAGATTCTGCTTATAATACAGGGCATTCTTGTGCTTCTGTTCCTGAAAAATTAGGGGTGGTTGCTAGTGGACAGATTCAGAACTTATGTTCTGTTATGTCTTCGATAAGCATTGATGGAATTGCAAGAGATGAACACTCTGGTGTAGTCAGACCTAATAGTTCAGAGTCTGATCCTGTTTTGATTAAAGCGCCTGGAATTCAAGGGTTACAGCAACATTATGCTGAGCAATACAGAGAACCTGCAACCACAACAGTTGGGAAAGCTACCCCAATTAATGGGGTGTATGCATTAAGTGAACAATGTGACTGGAGATCAGATTCAAATGGTCAAGTAGCACAGGATAATGCTTCTGAAGTGGAAGACGATGTACTATCTTTTGATAGTCAAAGACTCAAGGATCCGGAAGTTGTGAGTAGGGCTACGTATTTGCCTAATTCAGCTAATTCACTCCATGCTTCAAGGTCCCATCCATTGCCACATAGTGAGGTATACGGTGCAGTTAGGTTAAACACTGATCATCCAATATCTTTGGATAATAGAATTAGTGAAGGCTCACATCTACATTCATCTAGCATTTCGGTATTATCTAATGGTTTCCCTGAGAACTTGGTCGGCAATGCCTCTGGTTTGGATAGGTCCTTGGATCGCTCCTTTTTACTTCCaaatgaagagagaagaaatccGATGGGACGATTTTTGGGTGATGTAGCTAATGGTGACAGCAATGCTGTTATTGATAGAGGAGAGAGCAGTATAATCTCAAATATATTATCATTGGACTTTGAATGGAATGAATCGTTGGCATCCCCTCAGCGTCTAGTTAAATTGTTGGGTGAACGAGATAAAGAGTCTAGTTCTCTCAAAATGTCAAGTTCTTGGAAAggacaaaataataataatcagtcCAGGTTTTCTTTTGCAAGGCACGAGGAATCGAGAAATCAAATATTTGATGTACAACCATCTTTTAATGCAATCGAGCAATTTCCAAAGAGCCGTTCATATAGCCAGGATTTTGCTGAAAGAGATATGTACATGGATAAAATTGGAATTGGCAATGGTTTCTCTTCCCGAAATTTTGAAGAATCTGAATTTCTTACTAGCAGTCATCCTGTTATCTCTTCTAGTAAGCTTTCTG GTGTTTCGAGAGCACAAATTTCTGCCCCTCCTGGATTCTCAGTTCCAAGCAGGGCCCCGCCCCCGGGTTTTTCATCTAATGAGAGAGTGGACCAAGCTTTTGACCCTATGGCTG GAAATCATCTGCTTGACACTTCCTCCTTGTTGAGAAATTCCTATCAGGCACCTACCTCTGGAAATATTGGTAATACCGGGGATATTGAGTTTATGGATCCTGCAATTTTGGCTGTTGGTAAAGGGAGAATTCAAGGTGGGCTTGGCAATCCGGGCTTGGACATGAGATCAAATTTTTCCCCACAATTAAGTGCCTTTGAAAATGATGCAAGAATGCAACTATTGATGCAAAGATCACTCTCCCCGCAGCAGAACTTAAGATTTTCTGACATTGGAGATAATTTTTCTCACCATAATGATTCTTATGGCATTTCCTCAAGGCTTGTGGATCAACCACAAGTTAATAATATATCCCATTTTGCACAGCTGCCCCTCCAACAGTCTAGAAGTGCGCATATGTCTAATGGCAACTGGGACAATTGGAATGAAGTTCAAAGTGGAAACAGTTTGGTTATGGCTGATCTCCTAAGAAATGAAAGATTGggatataacaaattttacaatggTTATGAAGATTCAAAGTATCGGATGCCCAGTTCTGGTGATCTCTATAATAGGACATTTGGGATGTGA
- the LOC126732997 gene encoding uncharacterized protein LOC126732997 isoform X1, translating into MSDEGERTCPLCAEEMDLTDQQLKPCKCGYEICVWCWHHIMDMAEKDDTEGRCPACRSPYDKEKIVGMAASCERLVAEISFERKKCQKAKTKSSDGRKQLSSVRVIQRNLVYIVGLPLNLADEDLLQHREYFGQYGKVLKVSMSRTAAGVIQQFPNNTCSVYITYSKEEEAIRCIQNVHGFILDGRPLRACFGTTKYCHAWLRNVPCTNPDCLYLHEIGSQEDSFSKDEIISAYTRSRVQQITGAANNMQRRAGNLLPPPADEYCSNSSASAAKPIIKSTSQNVASVVRVSPPNSSSGSPVALPPAASWATRAPNGQPPAASIACANGPSKQKTEAVSSTSVFSSAVAGTIQASTLHGDGSKKPTLNEDIQTINPQSKSESLKPLKQHTSMDCLSNPTEKLAIPDGTHASLSLSNELSCPPASKDNDGGINMPPDITDSAYNTGHSCASVPEKLGVVASGQIQNLCSVMSSISIDGIARDEHSGVVRPNSSESDPVLIKAPGIQGLQQHYAEQYREPATTTVGKATPINGVYALSEQCDWRSDSNGQVAQDNASEVEDDVLSFDSQRLKDPEVVSRATYLPNSANSLHASRSHPLPHSEVYGAVRLNTDHPISLDNRISEGSHLHSSSISVLSNGFPENLVGNASGLDRSLDRSFLLPNEERRNPMGRFLGDVANGDSNAVIDRGESSIISNILSLDFEWNESLASPQRLVKLLGERDKESSSLKMSSSWKGQNNNNQSRFSFARHEESRNQIFDVQPSFNAIEQFPKSRSYSQDFAERDMYMDKIGIGNGFSSRNFEESEFLTSSHPVISSSKLSGVSRAQISAPPGFSVPSRAPPPGFSSNERVDQAFDPMAGNHLLDTSSLLRNSYQAPTSGNIGNTGDIEFMDPAILAVGKGRIQGGLGNPGLDMRSNFSPQLSAFENDARMQLLMQRSLSPQQNLRFSDIGDNFSHHNDSYGISSRLVDQPQVNNISHFAQLPLQQSRSAHMSNGNWDNWNEVQSGNSLVMADLLRNERLGYNKFYNGYEDSKYRMPSSGDLYNRTFGM; encoded by the exons ATGAGTGATGAAGGAGAAAGGACTTGTCCTCTCTGCGCAGAAGAGATGGATTTGACTGATCAGCAATTGAAGCCGTGCAAGTGCGGCTATGAG ATATGTGTTTGGTGTTGGCATCACATTATGGACATGGCTGAAAAGGATGACACAGAGGGGCGGTGTCCTGCATGTCGTTCGCCTTATGATAAGGAAAAAATTGTTGGGATGGCTGCAAGCTGTGAGAg GTTGGTGGCCGAAATCAGTTTCGAGAGGAAAAAATGCCAGAAGGCGAAGACCAAATCATCTGATGGACGTAAGCAACTTAGCAGTGTTCGAGTGATTCAACGGAACCTTGTCTACATAGTTGGCTTGCCTCTTAATCTGGCAGATGAAgat CTTCTCCAGCACCGTGAATATTTTGGTCAGTATGGTAAGGTTCTAAAAGTGTCCATGTCTCGGACAGCTGCTGGTGTAATTCAACAATTTCCAAACAATACATGTAGTGT ATATATTACTTACTCAAAAGAGGAGGAAGCAATTCGTTGTATTCAAAATGTACATGGGTTTATTTTGGATGGTAGACCGTTGAG GGCTTGCTTTGGGACTACAAAGTATTGCCATGCTTGGCTGCGAAATGTG CCTTGCACCAATCCTGATTGTCTCTATTTGCATGAGATTGGTTCTCAAGAGGATAGTTTCTCTAAAGATGAAATAATTTCGGCATATACAAG GAGTAGAGTTCAGCAAATTACTGGTGCTGCAAACAATATGCAACGGCGTGCGGGGAATCTTTTGCCACCACCAGCAGATGAATATTGCAGTAACAGTTCTGCTTCTGCTGCAAAACCTATTATCAAAAGTACAAGT CAGAATGTGGCAAGTGTTGTTAGAGTTTCTCCACCAAATTCAAGTTCTGGTAGCCCGGTAGCGCTCCCTCCTGCAGCCTCATG GGCAACACGTGCTCCAAATGGCCAGCCACCAGCTGCCAGTATAGCATGTGCAAATGGGCCTTCCAAACAGAAAACTGAAGCAGTTAGTAGTACATCAGTATTTTCATCAGCAGTTGCAGGCACAATTCAGGCTTCCACATTGCATGGTGATGGCAGCAAGAAGCCAACATTAAATGAAGATATTCAAACCATAAACCCTCAAAGTAAATCCGAATCATTGAAACCCTTGAAACAGCATACAAGTATGGATTGCCTAAGCAATCCAACTGAGAAACTTGCCATACCGGATGGAACTCATGCTTCTTTATCATTGAGCAATGAGTTATCTTGTCCACCAGCATCCAAGGACAATGATGGAGGCATTAATATGCCACCAGACATTACAGATTCTGCTTATAATACAGGGCATTCTTGTGCTTCTGTTCCTGAAAAATTAGGGGTGGTTGCTAGTGGACAGATTCAGAACTTATGTTCTGTTATGTCTTCGATAAGCATTGATGGAATTGCAAGAGATGAACACTCTGGTGTAGTCAGACCTAATAGTTCAGAGTCTGATCCTGTTTTGATTAAAGCGCCTGGAATTCAAGGGTTACAGCAACATTATGCTGAGCAATACAGAGAACCTGCAACCACAACAGTTGGGAAAGCTACCCCAATTAATGGGGTGTATGCATTAAGTGAACAATGTGACTGGAGATCAGATTCAAATGGTCAAGTAGCACAGGATAATGCTTCTGAAGTGGAAGACGATGTACTATCTTTTGATAGTCAAAGACTCAAGGATCCGGAAGTTGTGAGTAGGGCTACGTATTTGCCTAATTCAGCTAATTCACTCCATGCTTCAAGGTCCCATCCATTGCCACATAGTGAGGTATACGGTGCAGTTAGGTTAAACACTGATCATCCAATATCTTTGGATAATAGAATTAGTGAAGGCTCACATCTACATTCATCTAGCATTTCGGTATTATCTAATGGTTTCCCTGAGAACTTGGTCGGCAATGCCTCTGGTTTGGATAGGTCCTTGGATCGCTCCTTTTTACTTCCaaatgaagagagaagaaatccGATGGGACGATTTTTGGGTGATGTAGCTAATGGTGACAGCAATGCTGTTATTGATAGAGGAGAGAGCAGTATAATCTCAAATATATTATCATTGGACTTTGAATGGAATGAATCGTTGGCATCCCCTCAGCGTCTAGTTAAATTGTTGGGTGAACGAGATAAAGAGTCTAGTTCTCTCAAAATGTCAAGTTCTTGGAAAggacaaaataataataatcagtcCAGGTTTTCTTTTGCAAGGCACGAGGAATCGAGAAATCAAATATTTGATGTACAACCATCTTTTAATGCAATCGAGCAATTTCCAAAGAGCCGTTCATATAGCCAGGATTTTGCTGAAAGAGATATGTACATGGATAAAATTGGAATTGGCAATGGTTTCTCTTCCCGAAATTTTGAAGAATCTGAATTTCTTACTAGCAGTCATCCTGTTATCTCTTCTAGTAAGCTTTCTG GTGTTTCGAGAGCACAAATTTCTGCCCCTCCTGGATTCTCAGTTCCAAGCAGGGCCCCGCCCCCGGGTTTTTCATCTAATGAGAGAGTGGACCAAGCTTTTGACCCTATGGCTG GAAATCATCTGCTTGACACTTCCTCCTTGTTGAGAAATTCCTATCAGGCACCTACCTCTGGAAATATTGGTAATACCGGGGATATTGAGTTTATGGATCCTGCAATTTTGGCTGTTGGTAAAGGGAGAATTCAAGGTGGGCTTGGCAATCCGGGCTTGGACATGAGATCAAATTTTTCCCCACAATTAAGTGCCTTTGAAAATGATGCAAGAATGCAACTATTGATGCAAAGATCACTCTCCCCGCAGCAGAACTTAAGATTTTCTGACATTGGAGATAATTTTTCTCACCATAATGATTCTTATGGCATTTCCTCAAGGCTTGTGGATCAACCACAAGTTAATAATATATCCCATTTTGCACAGCTGCCCCTCCAACAGTCTAGAAGTGCGCATATGTCTAATGGCAACTGGGACAATTGGAATGAAGTTCAAAGTGGAAACAGTTTGGTTATGGCTGATCTCCTAAGAAATGAAAGATTGggatataacaaattttacaatggTTATGAAGATTCAAAGTATCGGATGCCCAGTTCTGGTGATCTCTATAATAGGACATTTGGGATGTGA
- the LOC126732997 gene encoding uncharacterized protein LOC126732997 isoform X3 produces the protein MSDEGERTCPLCAEEMDLTDQQLKPCKCGYEICVWCWHHIMDMAEKDDTEGRCPACRSPYDKEKIVGMAASCERLVAEISFERKKCQKAKTKSSDGRKQLSSVRVIQRNLVYIVGLPLNLADEDLLQHREYFGQYGKVLKVSMSRTAAGVIQQFPNNTCSVYITYSKEEEAIRCIQNVHGFILDGRPLRACFGTTKYCHAWLRNVPCTNPDCLYLHEIGSQEDSFSKDEIISAYTRVQQITGAANNMQRRAGNLLPPPADEYCSNSSASAAKPIIKSTSQNVASVVRVSPPNSSSGSPVALPPAASWATRAPNGQPPAASIACANGPSKQKTEAVSSTSVFSSAVAGTIQASTLHGDGSKKPTLNEDIQTINPQSKSESLKPLKQHTSMDCLSNPTEKLAIPDGTHASLSLSNELSCPPASKDNDGGINMPPDITDSAYNTGHSCASVPEKLGVVASGQIQNLCSVMSSISIDGIARDEHSGVVRPNSSESDPVLIKAPGIQGLQQHYAEQYREPATTTVGKATPINGVYALSEQCDWRSDSNGQVAQDNASEVEDDVLSFDSQRLKDPEVVSRATYLPNSANSLHASRSHPLPHSEVYGAVRLNTDHPISLDNRISEGSHLHSSSISVLSNGFPENLVGNASGLDRSLDRSFLLPNEERRNPMGRFLGDVANGDSNAVIDRGESSIISNILSLDFEWNESLASPQRLVKLLGERDKESSSLKMSSSWKGQNNNNQSRFSFARHEESRNQIFDVQPSFNAIEQFPKSRSYSQDFAERDMYMDKIGIGNGFSSRNFEESEFLTSSHPVISSSKLSGVSRAQISAPPGFSVPSRAPPPGFSSNERVDQAFDPMAGNHLLDTSSLLRNSYQAPTSGNIGNTGDIEFMDPAILAVGKGRIQGGLGNPGLDMRSNFSPQLSAFENDARMQLLMQRSLSPQQNLRFSDIGDNFSHHNDSYGISSRLVDQPQVNNISHFAQLPLQQSRSAHMSNGNWDNWNEVQSGNSLVMADLLRNERLGYNKFYNGYEDSKYRMPSSGDLYNRTFGM, from the exons ATGAGTGATGAAGGAGAAAGGACTTGTCCTCTCTGCGCAGAAGAGATGGATTTGACTGATCAGCAATTGAAGCCGTGCAAGTGCGGCTATGAG ATATGTGTTTGGTGTTGGCATCACATTATGGACATGGCTGAAAAGGATGACACAGAGGGGCGGTGTCCTGCATGTCGTTCGCCTTATGATAAGGAAAAAATTGTTGGGATGGCTGCAAGCTGTGAGAg GTTGGTGGCCGAAATCAGTTTCGAGAGGAAAAAATGCCAGAAGGCGAAGACCAAATCATCTGATGGACGTAAGCAACTTAGCAGTGTTCGAGTGATTCAACGGAACCTTGTCTACATAGTTGGCTTGCCTCTTAATCTGGCAGATGAAgat CTTCTCCAGCACCGTGAATATTTTGGTCAGTATGGTAAGGTTCTAAAAGTGTCCATGTCTCGGACAGCTGCTGGTGTAATTCAACAATTTCCAAACAATACATGTAGTGT ATATATTACTTACTCAAAAGAGGAGGAAGCAATTCGTTGTATTCAAAATGTACATGGGTTTATTTTGGATGGTAGACCGTTGAG GGCTTGCTTTGGGACTACAAAGTATTGCCATGCTTGGCTGCGAAATGTG CCTTGCACCAATCCTGATTGTCTCTATTTGCATGAGATTGGTTCTCAAGAGGATAGTTTCTCTAAAGATGAAATAATTTCGGCATATACAAG AGTTCAGCAAATTACTGGTGCTGCAAACAATATGCAACGGCGTGCGGGGAATCTTTTGCCACCACCAGCAGATGAATATTGCAGTAACAGTTCTGCTTCTGCTGCAAAACCTATTATCAAAAGTACAAGT CAGAATGTGGCAAGTGTTGTTAGAGTTTCTCCACCAAATTCAAGTTCTGGTAGCCCGGTAGCGCTCCCTCCTGCAGCCTCATG GGCAACACGTGCTCCAAATGGCCAGCCACCAGCTGCCAGTATAGCATGTGCAAATGGGCCTTCCAAACAGAAAACTGAAGCAGTTAGTAGTACATCAGTATTTTCATCAGCAGTTGCAGGCACAATTCAGGCTTCCACATTGCATGGTGATGGCAGCAAGAAGCCAACATTAAATGAAGATATTCAAACCATAAACCCTCAAAGTAAATCCGAATCATTGAAACCCTTGAAACAGCATACAAGTATGGATTGCCTAAGCAATCCAACTGAGAAACTTGCCATACCGGATGGAACTCATGCTTCTTTATCATTGAGCAATGAGTTATCTTGTCCACCAGCATCCAAGGACAATGATGGAGGCATTAATATGCCACCAGACATTACAGATTCTGCTTATAATACAGGGCATTCTTGTGCTTCTGTTCCTGAAAAATTAGGGGTGGTTGCTAGTGGACAGATTCAGAACTTATGTTCTGTTATGTCTTCGATAAGCATTGATGGAATTGCAAGAGATGAACACTCTGGTGTAGTCAGACCTAATAGTTCAGAGTCTGATCCTGTTTTGATTAAAGCGCCTGGAATTCAAGGGTTACAGCAACATTATGCTGAGCAATACAGAGAACCTGCAACCACAACAGTTGGGAAAGCTACCCCAATTAATGGGGTGTATGCATTAAGTGAACAATGTGACTGGAGATCAGATTCAAATGGTCAAGTAGCACAGGATAATGCTTCTGAAGTGGAAGACGATGTACTATCTTTTGATAGTCAAAGACTCAAGGATCCGGAAGTTGTGAGTAGGGCTACGTATTTGCCTAATTCAGCTAATTCACTCCATGCTTCAAGGTCCCATCCATTGCCACATAGTGAGGTATACGGTGCAGTTAGGTTAAACACTGATCATCCAATATCTTTGGATAATAGAATTAGTGAAGGCTCACATCTACATTCATCTAGCATTTCGGTATTATCTAATGGTTTCCCTGAGAACTTGGTCGGCAATGCCTCTGGTTTGGATAGGTCCTTGGATCGCTCCTTTTTACTTCCaaatgaagagagaagaaatccGATGGGACGATTTTTGGGTGATGTAGCTAATGGTGACAGCAATGCTGTTATTGATAGAGGAGAGAGCAGTATAATCTCAAATATATTATCATTGGACTTTGAATGGAATGAATCGTTGGCATCCCCTCAGCGTCTAGTTAAATTGTTGGGTGAACGAGATAAAGAGTCTAGTTCTCTCAAAATGTCAAGTTCTTGGAAAggacaaaataataataatcagtcCAGGTTTTCTTTTGCAAGGCACGAGGAATCGAGAAATCAAATATTTGATGTACAACCATCTTTTAATGCAATCGAGCAATTTCCAAAGAGCCGTTCATATAGCCAGGATTTTGCTGAAAGAGATATGTACATGGATAAAATTGGAATTGGCAATGGTTTCTCTTCCCGAAATTTTGAAGAATCTGAATTTCTTACTAGCAGTCATCCTGTTATCTCTTCTAGTAAGCTTTCTG GTGTTTCGAGAGCACAAATTTCTGCCCCTCCTGGATTCTCAGTTCCAAGCAGGGCCCCGCCCCCGGGTTTTTCATCTAATGAGAGAGTGGACCAAGCTTTTGACCCTATGGCTG GAAATCATCTGCTTGACACTTCCTCCTTGTTGAGAAATTCCTATCAGGCACCTACCTCTGGAAATATTGGTAATACCGGGGATATTGAGTTTATGGATCCTGCAATTTTGGCTGTTGGTAAAGGGAGAATTCAAGGTGGGCTTGGCAATCCGGGCTTGGACATGAGATCAAATTTTTCCCCACAATTAAGTGCCTTTGAAAATGATGCAAGAATGCAACTATTGATGCAAAGATCACTCTCCCCGCAGCAGAACTTAAGATTTTCTGACATTGGAGATAATTTTTCTCACCATAATGATTCTTATGGCATTTCCTCAAGGCTTGTGGATCAACCACAAGTTAATAATATATCCCATTTTGCACAGCTGCCCCTCCAACAGTCTAGAAGTGCGCATATGTCTAATGGCAACTGGGACAATTGGAATGAAGTTCAAAGTGGAAACAGTTTGGTTATGGCTGATCTCCTAAGAAATGAAAGATTGggatataacaaattttacaatggTTATGAAGATTCAAAGTATCGGATGCCCAGTTCTGGTGATCTCTATAATAGGACATTTGGGATGTGA